One window from the genome of Lathamus discolor isolate bLatDis1 chromosome 24, bLatDis1.hap1, whole genome shotgun sequence encodes:
- the ZNF687 gene encoding zinc finger protein 687, which produces MGDMKTPDFDDLLAAFDIPDIDTNEAIHSGHEEADAHIKQVPGEPGPPDHVLPHTDITAVSVIVKNTVCPEQLDALDGRSKDGHVIGSRLLQNGFGATEMPRSPTSRSVEAVASSNGECWVKEKGPKPLDIFSHFSPDPNEDNAANLIDRPRECKAKEKSLAVPSLSPSPTLSLDCKEPMGEGTENLPPAFPQSFETGQAGGASGSPAAISCIKKEESDSEEVGREASPKGLAAALGDSPLEHLKSVTVRYSTDDSPITSWPGSDPNLDSSTSNLAEVKHSPASPREPFFKPSSPVVQSPRLPPSPKHLDSIALKEEHEGLDKSMGSPQSMSSAEEEEEEEDNNNDSPSSNSSRPLKVRIKTIKTSCGSITRTVTRVSSDSEPGSTKGPPEHSSQETSLEGASFSASADKEEGIVLEVSKDKMELSSPLKSTEGPKIVSVQLGNGTKLKGTVLPVSTIQNASSAMLIAASVAQQKSMVLPAKTGKAVAKNIINLVPQTLPKADTRTNVSTVTQTSTITTTANQKVNGTTVVMVQPQKPSPTIAGTVISRSQSSLVEAFNKILNSKNLLPTYKPNLNPPADASLALPPFGYRCLECGDAFALEKSLARHYDRRSMRIEVTCNHCTKRLVFFNKCSLLLHAREHKDKGLVMQCSHLVMRPIALDQMIGQPDITPLVSVTSFPASKVTGVAQDALATSNGAQDLPILPLSNSSEQTNYSCFRCLECKEQCKDKAGLAAHFQQAVTTGTSSSTVCTTCPMIMSNRCSFNAHQRIHKNRPPHVCPECGGNFLLANFEAHLKDACLHFSRRVGYRCPSCAVVFGGVNSIKSHIQTSHCEVFHKCPICPMAFKSAPSAHAHVYTQHPGFGNQQSKMIYKCAMCDTVFTHKPLLSSHFDQHLLNQRVSVFKCPDCPLLFAQKRTMLEHLKNTHQPQKPKEDVAKKAAILLTPKQEPLETPVSKISESSSSSTEEDEPPSSPELRKTKRSRFQRKTVNKSKGSGWTCGVCHSWFPERDEYVSHMKKDHGKSVKKFPCHLCERSFCSAPSLRRHVRVNHEGIKRVYPCRYCTEGKRTFSSRLILEKHIQVRHGIKVTDQAKSQEVVIARIGTGTMQASGRKRKLSSDEGDSCSEEPDSTTPPSKTSKGDRKAPLRCRKCGYLASSSADFQEHIPQHRTDESSQQCRECGLCFTSQVSLNRHRFITHKKKKGAGELEEPGPRSPLEGGAPHAGDGKLSCKVCGRCFDSQLNLKTHFRTHGMAFIRARQNASPEN; this is translated from the exons ATGGGTGACATGAAAACTCCGGATTTCGATGACCTGCTGGCAGCTTTTGATATCCCTGACATTGACACCAACGAGGCCATCCATTCTGGCCATGAGGAAGCTGATGCTCACATCAAGCAAGTCCCTGGAGAGCCGGGACCCCCTGACCACGTCCTGCCCCACACAGACATCACCGCTGTCAGCGTGATCGTGAAGAACACGGTCTGCCCCGAGCAGCTCGATGCCCTGGACGGGCGCAGCAAAGACGGGCACGTCATCGGCTCCCGCTTGCTGCAGAATGGCTTTGGGGCCACCGAGATGCCCAGGTCCCCCACCTCCAGGTCTGTGGAAGCTGTAGCCTCCTCCAACGGGGAGTGTTGGGTGAAGGAAAAAGGCCCCAAGCCCCTGGATATCTTCTCCCATTTTAGCCCCGATCCCAACGAAGACAACGCTGCCAACCTGATCGACAGACCCCGGGAGTGCAAGGCGAAAGAGAAATCCCTTGCTGtgccctccctctccccatctcccACCCTGTCCCTGGACTGCAAAGAGCCTATGGGAGAGGGCACGGAGAACCTGCCCCCGGCTTTCCCGCAGTCCTTTGAAACCGGCCAGGCCGGGGGTGCCAGCGGGTCCCCTGCTGCCATCTCCTGCATCAAGAAGGAGGAGTCTGACTCGGAGGAGGTGGGCCGCGAAGCCAGCCCAAAGGGTTTGGCTGCAGCCTTGGGGGACAGCCCCTTGGAGCACCTGAAATCAGTCACCGTGCGCTACTCCACGGATGATTCTCCCATCACGTCCTGGCCTGGATCTGACCCAAACCTggacagcagcaccagcaaCCTTGCTGAAGTGAAGCACTCGCCCGCCAGCCCCCGGGAGCCGTTCTTCAAGCCTTCCTCGCCGGTGGTGCAAAGCCCCAGGCTCCCCCCGTCTCCAAAGCACCTGGACAGCATTGCCCTCAAGGAAGAGCACGAAGGTCTGGACAAGTCCATGGGAAGTCCACAGAGCATGTCCAgtgctgaggaagaggaggaggaagaagacaaCAACAATGATTCCCCCTCCTCCAACTCCTCCCGGCCCCTGAAGGTGCGGATTAAAACCATCAAAACATCTTGTGGCAGCATCACCCGCACTGTGACCAGGGTCTCCTCAGATTCCGAGCCCGGCTCCACCAAGGGGCCACCTGAGCACAGCTCACAAGAGACCTCTCTGGAGGGTGCCAGCTTCTCAGCGTCGGCAGACAAAGAGGAAGGGATCGTGCTGGAGGTGTCCAAGGACAAAATGGAGCTCTCCAGCCCCTTGAAAAGCACGGAGGGGCCCAAAATCGTCAGTGTTCAGCTTGGCAACGGCACCAAGCTCAAAGGGACCGTCCTGCCTGTCTCCACCATCCAGAACGCCAGCAGCGCCATGCTGATCGCTGCCAGCGTGGCTCAGCAGAAATCCATGGTGCTGCCAGCAAAGACGGGTAAGGCTGTGGCCAAGAACATCATCAACCTGGTGCCGCAGACCCTGCCCAAAGCCGACACCAGGACCAACGTCAGCACCGTGACGCAGACCAGCACCATCACCACCACGGCCAACCAGAAAGTCAACGGCACCACAGTGGTGATGGTGCAGCCGCAGAAGCCTTCCCCTACCATTGCAGGCACGGTCATTTCCAGGAGCCAGTCCAGCCTCGTGGAAGCCTTTAACAAGATCCTCAACAGCAAAAACCTCTTGCCAACGTACAAACCCAACCTGAACCCTCCGGCCGACGCCAGCCTCGCGCTGCCTCCCTTCGGGTACCGCTGCCTGGAGTGCGGGGACGCCTTCGCCCTGGAGAAGAGCTTGGCTCGGCACTACGACCGGCGCAGCATGCGCATCGAGGTCACCTGCAACCACTGCACCAAGCGCCTCGTCTTCTTCAACAAGTGCAGTTTGCTGCTGCACGCCCGCGAGCACAAGGACAAGGGCCTGGTGATGCAGTGCTCCCATCTGGTTATGAGGCCCATCGCTTTGGATCAAATGATCGGGCAGCCGGACATCACCCCTCTGGTCTCAGTGACCTCATTCCCTGCTAGCAAAGTGACTGGTGTGGCTCAGGATGCCTTGGCCACCTCCAACGGGGCTCAGgacctccccatcctgcctctgAGCAACAGCTCAGAGCAAACCAACTACAGCTGCTTCAGGTGCCTGGAGTGCAAAGAGCAATGCAAAGACAAAGCCGGGCTGGCCGCGCATTTCCAGCAGGCAGTGACCACGGGGACAAGCAGCAGCACG gttTGCACCACGTGTCCCATGATCATGTCCAACCGCTGCAGCTTCAACGCCCATCAGCGCATCCACAAGAACCGCCCGCCCCACGTCTGCCCCGAGTGCGGGGGGAACTTCCTGCTGGCCAACTTCGAGGCGCACCTCAAGGACGCCTGCCTGCACTTCTCCCGCAGAGTGGGCTACAG GTGCCCCAGCTGCGCCGTGGTCTTCGGTGGGGTCAACTCCATCAAGTCCCACATCCAGACCTCCCACTGCGAGGTGTTCCACAAGTGCCCCATCTGCCCCATGGCGTTCAAGTCAGCCCCCAGCGCCCACGCGCACGTCTACACGCAGCACCCTGGCTTCGGCAACCAGCAATCCAA AATGATCTACAAGTGTGCGATGTGCGACACGGTTTTCACCCACAAGCCCCTGCTCTCCTCCCACTTCGACCAGCATCTCCTTAACCAGCGGGTCAGCGTCTTCAAGTGCCCGGACTGCCCGCTGCTCTTCGCCCAGAAGCGCACCATGCTGGAGCACCTTAAG AACACTCACCAGCCGCAGAAGCCCAAGGAAGACGTGGCAAAGAAGGCGGCCATCCTGCTGACGCCGAAGCAGGAGCCTCTTGAAACCCCCGTGTCCAAGATCTCGGAGTCGTCGTCGTCCTCCacggaggaggacgagccccCCAGCTCCCCGGAGCTGCGCAAGACCAAGCGGAGCCGCTTCCAGCGCAAGACGGTCAACAAGTCCAAAGGCAGCGGGTGGACGTGCGGCGTCTGCCACTCCTGGTTCCCGGAGCGCGATGAGTACGTCTCCCACATGAAGAAGGACCACGGCAAG TCGGTGAAGAAGTTCCCGTGCCACCTCTGCGAGCGCTCGTTCTGCTCCGCTCCCAGCCTCCGGAGACACGTGCGAGTGAACCACGAAGGGATCAAGCGCGTCTACCCCTGCCG GTACTGCACAGAGGGCAAAAGGACCTTCAGCAGCCGGCTCATCCTGGAGAAGCACATCCAGGTGCGACACGGGATCAAGGTGACCGACCAGGCAAAGAGCCAGGAGGTTGTTATCGCCCGGATCGGGACCGGCACCATGCAG GCGTCCGGTCGGAAGCGGAAGCTGTCCTCGGATGAAGGCGATTCCTGCAGCGAGGAGCCCGACAGCACCACCCCTCCCTCCAAAACCTCCAAGGGCGACCGCAAGGCCCCGTTGCGGTGCCGCAAGTGCGGGTACCTGGCCAGCAGCTCCGCCGACTTCCAGGAGCACATCCCCCAGCACCGGACTGACGAGAGCTCCCAGCAGTGCCGCGAGTGCGGGCTCTGCTTCACCTCCCAGGTCTCCCTCAACCGCCACCGCTTCATCACCCACAAGAAGAAGAAGGGAGCGGGCGAGCTGGAGGAGCCGGGGCCCCGGAGCCCGCTGGAAGGAGGAGCCCCGCACGCGGGCGATGGGAAGCTCTCGTGCAAGGTGTGCGGCCGCTGCTTCGACAGCCAGCTCAACCTCAAGACCCATTTCCGCACCCACGGCATGGCCTTCATCCGGGCCAGGCAGAACGCGAGCCCGGAGAACTAG
- the PSMD4 gene encoding 26S proteasome non-ATPase regulatory subunit 4 — protein MVLESTMVCVDNSEYMRNGDFLPTRLQAQQDAVNIVCHSKTRSNPENNVGLITLANNCEVLTTLTPDTGRILSKLHTVQPKGKITFCTGIRVAHLALKHRQGKNHKMRIIAFVGSPVEDNEKDLVKLAKRLKKEKVNVDIINFGEEEANTDKLTAFINTLNGKDGTGSHLVTVPPGPSLADALISSPILAGEGGAMLGLGASDFEFGVDPSADPELALALRVSMEEQRQRQEEEARRAAAASAAEAGIAATAGDDSDDALLKMTITQQEFGRAGLPDLSSMTEEEQIAYAMQMSLQGAEFAQAEAAEVDSSTAMDTSEPAKEEDDYDVMQDPEFLQSVLENLPGVDPNNEAIRNAMGSLASQASKESKDKKEDEKK, from the exons ATGGTTCTGGAGAGCACCATGGTCTG CGTTGACAACAGCGAGTACATGAGGAACGGGGACTTCCTCCCGACCCGCCTGCAGGCCCAGCAGGACGCTGTCAACATCGTGTGCCACTCGAAGACCCGCAGCAACCCCGAGAACAACGTGGGGCTCATCACGTTAGCCAA TAACTGTGAGGTGTTGACCACGCTCACGCCAGACACGGGACGGATCCTTTCAAAGCTCCACACGGTGCAGCCCAAAGGGAAGATCACCTTTTGCACAGGGATCAGAGTCGCTCAT CTGGCTTTGAAGCATCGCCAAGGCAAGAACCACAAGATGCGAATCATTGCCTTTGTGGGGAGCCCTGTGGAAGATAACGAGAAAGAT CTGGTGAAGCTGGCGAAGCgtctgaagaaagagaaggtCAACGTGGACATCATCAATTTTGGAGAAGAG GAAGCCAACACAGACAAGCTGACTGCCTTCATCAACACCTTAAATGGCAAGGATGGCACCGGCTCCCACCTGGTGACGGTGCCACCAGGGCCCAGCCTGGCTGATGCCCTCATCAGCTCCCCCATCCTGGCCGGGGAGGGCGGTGCCATGCTGGGTCTCGGCGCCAGTGATTTCGAGTTTGGGGTGGACCCCAGTGCAGACCCGGAGCTGGCGCTG GCTCTGCGTGTCTCCAtggaggagcagaggcagcGGCAAGAGGAGGAGGCCAggagggctgcagctgcctctgcGGCTGAGGCTGGGATAGCAGCCACTGCTGGGGATG ATTCGGACGATGCTTTGCTGAAGATGACGATAACTCAGCAGGAGTTTGGCCGGGCCGGGCTGCCCGACCTCAGCAGCATGACGGAGGAGGAGCAGATTGCTTACGCCATGCAGATgtctctgcagggagcag AGTTTGCCCAGGCGGAGGCAGCAGAAGtggacagcagcacagccatggaCACCTCCGAACCCGCTAAG GAGGAGGATGACTACGACGTGATGCAGGACCCCGAGTTCCTGCAGAGCGTGCTGGAGAACCTGCCGGGCGTGGACCCCAACAACGAGGCCATCCGCAACGCCATGGGCTCGCTGGCCTCGCAGGCCTCCAAGGAGAGCAAGGACAAGAAGGAGGACGAGAAGAAGTGA